A segment of the Bacillus pseudomycoides genome:
GTCGGCAACTTTCCAATTTAGTGATATTATTGGTGAACAACTGAAAAAATTAAAGAAATAAAGAGGGGTACAAGTGGTAAGGGCAAAACGAAAATTAGAACATATTGAATACGCTCTTTCTACCGGACAGTCTCGTATACATGGCTTTCATGACATTGCTTTTGTCCATCAAAGCTTGCCAAATTCAAGTTATGAAAGTATTACATTTGAAACGGAAATCGGCGAACTTTCACTAAGTTCGCCGATTTTTATCAATGCGATGACTGGTGGTGGTGGAGATCACACATTACATATTAATGAACAGTTAGCGCATGTGGCCAAGCATCATAATCTTGCAATGGCAGTTGGTTCTCAAATGGCCGCGTTAAAAGATGAAAGAGAAGCAAACTCTTATCGAATTGTTCGCAAGGTAAACCCAAATGGGATTGTTTTTGCAAATTTGGGTAGTGAAGCAAGCGTTGAACAGGCAAAGCGAGCGGTTGATATGATTGAGGCGAATGCTTTGCAAATTCATTTGAATGTCATTCAAGAATTAACGATGCCAGAAGGGGACCGGGATTTTACAGGCGTATTAGAGCGGATTGAAAAGATTGTTCTTGGCGCTGAAGTTCCTGTTATCGTGAAAGAAGTAGGGTTTGGCATGAGTAAAGAATCTGTACAGAAATTAGCTGATGTGGGCGTTACAGCTGTAGATATAGGTGGTTATGGTGGTACAAACTTTGCTGCAGTTGAAAATGAGCGAAGACAGCGAATGCTTTCCTATTTTAACGATTGGGGCATTCAGACGGCAGCCTCTATAATAGAAGCATCCTCAACAAATAATAACCTCCCTCTTATTGCATCTGGTGGTATACAAACTGCACTTGATGTAGCAAAAGCAATTGCGCTAGGAGCGCAATCAACTGCCTTTGCCGGATATTTTTTGCGTATATTGATGAATGATGGTATAGAGAAATTAATTGATGAAATAGAACTTTTACATACGGATTTACAGTTTATTATGACGGCTCTTGGAACTAGTACGCTTACTGAGCTTCAGCAAGTGCCGCTTATTGTGAAAGGTGATACGTATCACTGGCTGTCGCAGCGTGGGATTGATACGATGAATTACAGTATGAGATAGGGTTTTAATAGGAGATGAAAAGAAAAAATCAACCATTGGTTGGTTTTTCTTTTATATATACGAAAGGTGCATTTGCAAAAATTATTTTACACTAACATTAGTCTATGTGTATGAAAAGTGCTTTGAGATAAAATGAAACTTTAATCAGTAGGGGTTTTCTACATCTCTCATCTAGCTTCTTTGATTTTCTTAGAACCTTGATGTAGGAATTTTCTTACCTAAATCTAGTTAAAATCATGCAGTTTAACGAAAATGAACTACATCTAAAAGTTGAATGAAAAATTTTCTAATGTTTAAGTAAAAAAGATGGTTTCGATGCTGTAGCGAAACCATCTTTTTTTGTGTTGATTAAGGGTTCCATTCAATTGGGTGCTATGCTGAATTTTTGTAAATTAGTAGCTGTTTGATGTTTAATGCTGATTTTGTTGACGAGCTTGTTCTGGTGTATCAAGGCCTGTTGCACCAGGATATTGCAATGATTGATTACGATCCGATTCAACGCGGCGTGATTGTTTTAATTTCTTTTCTTGGCGATCTTTTCCCATCGTTACCTACACCTCCCCTCAATAGAAAGTGTTGCTGTTATAAGAAAAAACTATGCAAGAAGAAGAAAAGGATTAGTTTTCATAAAAAGTTCCCATAATGGAAATGATAGGAGGGGAAAATATGGATGGAAGCTATTTTTATTTTTTAGCGTGGATGGGCTGGATTGTTACAACATTTTTTTTGAAAAAAGATGAAATGCGATGGAAAATGAGTGCTGTTATATTAATGTTTATTATTTGTTCACAGATTACCGTATCCATTGCTTCTTCCATTATATCAATAAATGCATTTATACTCGGCGGTATTTCGTTTTTTGGTATTGCTCTATATTCTATATGGAAAAAAATATACGCTTTATTGTCGGCACTTATTATTGCTATGTTATACACAAGTTTTCATTTGTTAGAGGTGTATGACCCAATTTGGATTGTTATTGATCGAACTTTTATGTTAAGTGGTGCTCTTGTGTATGCGTCAATTTTATTACAAAGAGATCGCTTATTACGTCTATGTTCTTTATATGCTGGAGCATTACAAGGAGAAATATTGGTAACCTTTATTTTTCGAAGGCTTCATTTTCCATACGAATTTGGTAGTTTGACGTTTTTTGATATCATGGCTGTTTCTACGCTACTTGTTATGATGATGTCTTACATTGTAAAAGTATCGGCGTATAGAGGGCAATTTAGAAAAAAACATGTAAAAGAAAGGCAAGGATAATACATGACTGAATATACACCAGCCATTTTATGTGGCGTCATTGCTGGAACAGTAACGCGGATTTTGATGCTTCGTACAGATACGAGGCAATATCCGACACGTTTACATGGAAAAATCATTCACATTGCTATGGGGTTAATCGCAGCAGCTTTAGGAGCAATTGCTATTCCATCTATTTTGAAAAAGGATTTTTCAGCAATTACTTTTCTTACATTAGCGGCATCTCAATTTCGAGATGTAAGAAATATGGAAAGGAATACACTGCAGCAATTAGATGGATATGAGCTTGTACCACGTGGAAACACGTATATTGAGGGGATAGCATTAGTATTTGAAAGTCGTAACTATTTAGCGATGTTAACATCATTTGTGACAACATTTACATATATAGGATTTCATTCATGGATTGCTGGGGTAGTGGCTGGATTAGCTGGATTTTTCGTTGCTAAAACATTAATGTCTGGTAAAAGGTTACGTGACCTTGTGGACGTTGAGCATGTTCCTCTCCGTTTTGAAGGAGCAGGACTATATATTGATAACATTTATATTATGAATATTGGATTACCAGCAAGGCAAGAAGAAATTATGAAGTACGGAATGGGCTTTATTTTAAAGCCTAAGTCTATCGATGCAAGGGTAACGATTTCGAATCTTGGACAACGACAGGCAATATTGCATGATGTCTCCGTTGCATTGGGCATATTCAGGGATTCTGGAACCCCAGCGTTAGTCCCGTTAGCTAAGCGTGATTTAGGGGATGGAAGAGTAGGGGTATTTGTACTCCCGCAAGATCAAGATGTAAAAAAAGCGATTGCTGTCATAGGAAATGTACCGACTTTAGAAAGTGCAGTTCATATGTCATCGGAGGCTCCTAAAGGAAGGGGAGATATGCGATGATGTTAGAAAGTTACATTCTTGCTGTAATTACGATGACGCCAGAAAAGTTTGCGGGTGGAGCACCGTTATTTGTTTGTGAGTCAACAGAAGAAATGGAATTTGTAGCAAATAATTTAGAAGCAATTCTAGACGGTATTGCCCACCGCTTGCAAGAGAATGTATATATTATTGTGAAACATTAGTAACGTGTGATATAATATGAGATGTTTTGATATGATGAGAAATATTCTGGAATGCAAATCCCTTCTTGCACAAAGAAGGGTTTTTTACATAATAAACAGAAGCAAGCTGAAAGGATGAAATGATATGCCGAAACCAGTAGTGGCAATAGTAGGGCGCCCGAACGTAGGAAAATCTACTATTTTTAATAGAATTGTTGGAGAGAGAGTTTCAATTGTAGAAGATATCCCAGGTGTAACGCGAGATCGTATTTATAGCGCCGGTGAATGGTTAAACCATGAATTTAACATTATTGATACAGGTGGAATTGATATTGGAGACGAACCGTTTTTGACACAAATTCGTCAACAGGCAGAAGTTGCGATTGATGAAGCAGATGTTATTGTTTTTATGACAAATGGTCGCGATGGTGTAACAGCTGCAGATGAAGAGGTTGCAAAAATTTTATATCGTTCTAAAAAGCCGGTTGTACTAGCGGTGAATAAGGTTGATAATCCAGAGATGCGTAATGATATTTATGATTTCTATGCATTAGGATTTGGCGAGCCATTCCCAATTTCAGGTACACACGGATTAGGTTTAGGTGATTTATTAGACGAAGCAGCAAAGCATTTCCCTAAGATTGAAGAAGAGGCATATGATGACGAAACAATTCGTTTCTCATTAATTGGGCGTCCAAATGTAGGGAAATCATCACTTGTAAATGCATTGCTTGGTCAAGAACGTGTAATCGTAAGTAATGTAGCAGGAACAACACGTGATGCTGTCGATACACCATATAGTAAAGATGGTCAAGATTACGTTATCATTGATACAGCTGGTATGCGTAAAAAAGGAAAAGTATACGAGAGTACCGAAAAGTATAGTGTACTTCGTGCATTAAGAGCGATTGAACGCTCTGACGTTGTTTTAGTTGTTTTAGACGGTGAAGAAGGAATTATTGAGCAAGATAAAAAAATTGCTGGTTATGCACATGATTCAGGACGAGCGGTAATTATTGTTGTGAATAAATGGGATGCAGTTAAAAAAGATGAAAAGACAATGAAAGCATTTGAAGAAAATATTCGTGCGCACTTCCAGTTTTTAGAATATGCACCGATTGTATTCTTATCTGCGAAAACGAAGAAGCGTACACAGACGTTATTACCAGTTATTAATGAAGTAAATGAAAGTCATAGCATTCGCGTACAAACAAATGTACTAAATGACGTAATTATGGATGCAGTAGCAATGAATCCAACGCCAACACATAACGGTAGTCGTTTGAAAATCTTCTATGCAACACAAGTTGCGGTGAAACCACCAACATTTGTTGTCTTTGTAAATGATCCAGAATTAATGCACTTTTCATATGAGCGTTTCTTAAAGAATCGTTTGCGTGAGTCGTTTGGCTTCGTAGGAACGCCGATTCGAATTATTTCTAGAGCAAGAGACTAATGGAGAGGATGTGATTTTATGAAAAAAATCACAGTAGTAGGAGCAGGGAGCTGGGGCACAGCGTTAGCGATGGTATTAGCTGACAATGGTCATGATGTACGTATTTGGGGAAATCGATCAGAGCTCATGGAGGAAATCAATATGAAACATGAGAACGGTCGATATCTGCCAGGGATTACATTGCCAAGCACAATCGTAGCCTATCCTTCCTTAGAAGAAGCATTAGTAGATGTAGATACAGTACTTTTAGTCGTGCCAACGAAAGCGTATCGCGAAGTACTGCGAAATATGAAAGGTATGGTTTCACAGCCAATTACTTGGGTTCATGCAAGTAAAGGAATTGAACCAGGTACTTCAAAACGTATTTCAGAAATGATTGAAGAAGAAATTCCAGCGCATCTTATTCGTGATGTTGTTGTTTTATCAGGACCGAGCCATGCGGAAGAGGTTGGACTTCGTCAAGCTACAACAGTCACTGCAGCTGCTAAACGTATGGAGGCAGCTGAAGAAGTGCAAGATTTATTTATGAATAGTTACTTCCGTGTATATACGAATCCTGATATCATCGGCGTGGAGCTTGGCGGTGCATTAAAAAATATTATTGCGCTAGCTGCTGGTATAACAGATGGCCTTGGCCTAGGTGATAATGCAAAAGCGGCTCTTATGACGCGCGGTTTAACAGAGATTGCTCGTTTAGGAAGAAGGATGGGCGGCAATCCGTTAACATTTGCAGGTCTAACAGGAATGGGTGACTTAATTGTAACTTGTACAAGTGTTCATAGCCGAAATTGGCGTGCGGGAAATATGCTTGGAAAAGGGCATTCTTTAGAAGAAGTACTAGATAGTATGGGAATGGTTGTTGAAGGTGTACGGACAACGAAAGCGGCATACGAAATGGCTAAGAAAATGGAAGTTGAAATGCCAATTACAGCAGCTTTATATGATGTATTATTCAATGGGAATAACGTGAAAGATGCGGTAGGCTCATTGATGGGGCGTGTTCGTAAACATGAAGTTGAAGCGATACCTGATTTATTATAAGTAAAAGCTGTATGCGTGCAACAAAAAGCACGTATACAGCTTTTTTGTTTTTCTAGGTCTTTTCACCATTTATTTCTTTTTGCATACAATGGATTGTAACTTGAAGAGAGGGTGAAGGAAATGGATAATAACATTTTCAATAATATCGAGAAAGAAGCGAAAGTAAATAAAGACGATATTTTTAAATTAGCGTCATCTGTACAAAATGCGAATTTACGTGATGAGAAAGTACTTCGTCAATTAATACATCAAGTCGCAGTAATGGCGGGTAGAGAGGTACCAAAGGAGCAAGAAGATCAAATTGTAAAAGCAATTATTAATAATAATATGCCAACAGATTTTAGCTCGTTAAGTAAAATGTTTAAAAAATAAAGTATGAGAAACAAAGGGTTCGAGGGTTGCATACGATAGCTATGAAGTATGAAGAAATGGGATTAGAGCTGTTTGTGGGCGTATTTGGTCAACCGAAGCGAAGATAATACATTCGCTTCGGTTTTATTTTTGATGGAAATATCGCTATCTCAACATCTAGTAAAAAGTAAAGGGGAGTTTCATCAATTAAAGTCTACTTTTGGTAGTTTTATTTACTTCGTAAAATCCCGATTGGTGAGGGCTAATCATCAATGAGAGAGGAAGAAAAACCTCATTGATTAAAGTTTCACTTTATATATAATAATTTTGATTTTTCAGTATATAAGTTGTTGTTAAGAAAAACAAAAGGTGACCCGCACTCATTTGCTTTCTTTACTTTCACATGGCATGGACAAAAAGAGGGTCTGGCTGCTTCTATGCATGGCCGGATACTCTCTCCCAATCAAAAAGAAACGATTTTTCCCGTTTTTTAAATTTGGACGAAGTCACGGTTATGAAAACAAAAGAAAATCCCCACTCATTTTCTCCTTTTGTTTTTACATGGCATGGGGCAGAAAAAGGATCTGACCGCTTCTATGCATGGTCGGATGCTCCCTTCCATCCTAAAAAGAAAGGTCTTATATTATTTTTATTTATTTAAAATTTTTAATTTGTTAAAATAATATAAAAAATAACTTAACAATTAAGGGGTGGGTATATGTCTGAAGGCCTTATCAAAATGTGGTTTTCTTTAGGGGCAATGGGATTCATGTTTATTGCGGTAGTTTTTATTTTATTAAGCAGACATAAAATGAAGAATAAAATTTTGAAAGGGATTACAGCGATGGTTGCTTATACACTTATGATTGTATCTGGGATTGTTATTTTCCTTGTTGTGTTTAGTGGACCGGTTGAACAATAAGAATGAATAATCACCACTCTTTGTTTTCGGATAGATTGTGAGGGGGTAGGTGGCGATGCATAAACGATTGTTAATAGATGTGAGTGAGAAAATAAAGGGTGGATTGTTTGTGAAAAAAAAATATATGATTTTAATATTTTGTTGTATAAGCCTTTTATCGGGATGTATGTACCCTAGAGAAAATATGAAACAAAATGCCATACCTTATGAAGATCAATTGCAAGCTGTTCAAAAGGCGGTCAATACATATAAGGAACAAAATAGTGGCTTATTACCAATTAAAACACGTGATATGAATACACCGATTTATCAAAAATACCCCATTGATTTTCAAAAGATTGCACCACGTTACATACAAGAAGCACCTGGAAATGCGTATGAAAGTGGTGGGGTGTATCAATATGTATTAGTAGATGTAGAAACAAATCCAACGGTAAAGTTACTTGATGTCAGAATGGCAGAGCAAATACGAGATGTCCAGTTGAAGTTACAAATGTATCGCGATGATCATCAATATCCTCCTTTTAAAAAGGTTATTGCAGACGGTGTGTATGAACTGGATTTCAAAAAAATGGGATATAAAGATGTACCACAAGTAACGAGTCCATATTCTGGAAAGGGATTGCCACTTGTAATCAATGAG
Coding sequences within it:
- the fni gene encoding type 2 isopentenyl-diphosphate Delta-isomerase — protein: MVRAKRKLEHIEYALSTGQSRIHGFHDIAFVHQSLPNSSYESITFETEIGELSLSSPIFINAMTGGGGDHTLHINEQLAHVAKHHNLAMAVGSQMAALKDEREANSYRIVRKVNPNGIVFANLGSEASVEQAKRAVDMIEANALQIHLNVIQELTMPEGDRDFTGVLERIEKIVLGAEVPVIVKEVGFGMSKESVQKLADVGVTAVDIGGYGGTNFAAVENERRQRMLSYFNDWGIQTAASIIEASSTNNNLPLIASGGIQTALDVAKAIALGAQSTAFAGYFLRILMNDGIEKLIDEIELLHTDLQFIMTALGTSTLTELQQVPLIVKGDTYHWLSQRGIDTMNYSMR
- a CDS encoding YpzI family protein; this encodes MGKDRQEKKLKQSRRVESDRNQSLQYPGATGLDTPEQARQQNQH
- a CDS encoding YIEGIA family protein, translated to MTEYTPAILCGVIAGTVTRILMLRTDTRQYPTRLHGKIIHIAMGLIAAALGAIAIPSILKKDFSAITFLTLAASQFRDVRNMERNTLQQLDGYELVPRGNTYIEGIALVFESRNYLAMLTSFVTTFTYIGFHSWIAGVVAGLAGFFVAKTLMSGKRLRDLVDVEHVPLRFEGAGLYIDNIYIMNIGLPARQEEIMKYGMGFILKPKSIDARVTISNLGQRQAILHDVSVALGIFRDSGTPALVPLAKRDLGDGRVGVFVLPQDQDVKKAIAVIGNVPTLESAVHMSSEAPKGRGDMR
- a CDS encoding capping complex subunit for YIEGIA, which codes for MMLESYILAVITMTPEKFAGGAPLFVCESTEEMEFVANNLEAILDGIAHRLQENVYIIVKH
- the engA gene encoding ribosome-associated GTPase EngA; this translates as MPKPVVAIVGRPNVGKSTIFNRIVGERVSIVEDIPGVTRDRIYSAGEWLNHEFNIIDTGGIDIGDEPFLTQIRQQAEVAIDEADVIVFMTNGRDGVTAADEEVAKILYRSKKPVVLAVNKVDNPEMRNDIYDFYALGFGEPFPISGTHGLGLGDLLDEAAKHFPKIEEEAYDDETIRFSLIGRPNVGKSSLVNALLGQERVIVSNVAGTTRDAVDTPYSKDGQDYVIIDTAGMRKKGKVYESTEKYSVLRALRAIERSDVVLVVLDGEEGIIEQDKKIAGYAHDSGRAVIIVVNKWDAVKKDEKTMKAFEENIRAHFQFLEYAPIVFLSAKTKKRTQTLLPVINEVNESHSIRVQTNVLNDVIMDAVAMNPTPTHNGSRLKIFYATQVAVKPPTFVVFVNDPELMHFSYERFLKNRLRESFGFVGTPIRIISRARD
- a CDS encoding NAD(P)H-dependent glycerol-3-phosphate dehydrogenase; translated protein: MKKITVVGAGSWGTALAMVLADNGHDVRIWGNRSELMEEINMKHENGRYLPGITLPSTIVAYPSLEEALVDVDTVLLVVPTKAYREVLRNMKGMVSQPITWVHASKGIEPGTSKRISEMIEEEIPAHLIRDVVVLSGPSHAEEVGLRQATTVTAAAKRMEAAEEVQDLFMNSYFRVYTNPDIIGVELGGALKNIIALAAGITDGLGLGDNAKAALMTRGLTEIARLGRRMGGNPLTFAGLTGMGDLIVTCTSVHSRNWRAGNMLGKGHSLEEVLDSMGMVVEGVRTTKAAYEMAKKMEVEMPITAALYDVLFNGNNVKDAVGSLMGRVRKHEVEAIPDLL
- a CDS encoding stage VI sporulation protein F; translated protein: MDNNIFNNIEKEAKVNKDDIFKLASSVQNANLRDEKVLRQLIHQVAVMAGREVPKEQEDQIVKAIINNNMPTDFSSLSKMFKK
- a CDS encoding DUF2768 domain-containing protein, with product MSEGLIKMWFSLGAMGFMFIAVVFILLSRHKMKNKILKGITAMVAYTLMIVSGIVIFLVVFSGPVEQ